The Candidatus Tanganyikabacteria bacterium sequence CCACGAAGCGCCGCATCATGTCCACGCCGGCCACCCGGAACGACCCCACGTCGCATTCCTGGAGCAGCAGCACGTCCGGGTCGCTCTGCTTGATCTTGGCGATCAGGCCGTTCATGTTGGCGTCCACCTCGGCGCGGGTCATGACGTTGCGATCGCCGAAGCAGTCGAACCAGAAGTCGATGCGGCCGCCGGCAAACTTGACGTTCCAGGTCATTACATTTAGCGTGTCGCCCGTGGGCGCCGCAGCGGGGCTCTTGCCCGCGCCCGCGTAGGTCCGGTCGGAACGGACCGCCGAGACGGGCTCGAACGTGTTGGCCAGCGGATCGCACGCCGCCAGGAGCGCGGCGATCGGCACGAGCCTGCGAAACATCGCCAATCAGCCTAGCATCAAACCCCGGACGCCGCCCCGAGGAACGACCGACACCCGCCCGTGTGATACGATTTCCGCCATTATGGCCATCGCAGAGACGCCCAGGCCCACCGATTTCATTCGGCAGATAGTCGGCGACGATCTCCGCAGCGGGAAGCACGAGACCGTCGTCACGCGCTTCCCGCCCGAGCCGAACGGCTACCTGCACATCGGCCATGCCAAGTCCATCTGCCTCAACTTCGGCATCGCCCGGGAGTTCGGCGGCCGCTGCCACCTGCGCTTCGACGACACCAATCCGGCCAAGGAAGAGGTCGAGTACGTCGAGTCCATCCAGGCCGACGTGCGCTGGCTGGGGTTCGAGTGGGGCGACCACCTGTACTACGCCTCGGACTACTTCGAGAAGATGTACGAGTTCGGCGTTCACCTCATAAAGACGGGAAAGGCGTTCGTCTGCGACCTGTCCTTCGACGAGTTGCGCGAGTACCGCGGCACGCTGACCGAGCCCGGGCGCCGGAGCCCGTACTTCGACCGGTCGGCCGAGGAGAGCCTGGACCTGTTCGCGCGGATGCGCGCCGGGGAATTCCCTGACGGCATGCGGACGCTGCGAGCCAGGATCGACATGGCGTCCCCAAACCTCAACATGCGCGACCCGGTCCTCTATCGCATCAAGAAGGTGCACCACCACCGGACGGGCGCGGACTGGTGCCTCTACCCGATGTACGACTACGCCCATTGCATCTCGGACGCGCTCGAAGGCATCACGCACTCGATCTGCACGCTCGAGTTCGAGGATCACCGGCCGCTCTACGACTGGCTTCTCGACCAGTTGCCCGCGCCTTGCCATCCGCAGCAGATAGAGTTTGCCAAGCTCAACTTGAGCTACACGCTCATGAGCAAGCGCAACCTCCTCCGCCTGGTCAAGGAAGGCGTGGTGCGCGGCTGGGACGATCCGCGCATGCCCACCATCTCGGGCCTGCGCCGGCGCGGCTATCCGCCCGAGGCCATCCGGGCCTTCTGCGAGACCATCGGCGTGGCCAAGGCAAACAGCACGGTGGACCTGGCGTTGCTCGAGCACGCGGTGCGCGAGGACCTCAACAAGCGCGCCCCGCGCCGCATGGCGGTGCTCGACCCGCTCAAGCTCGTGATCACGAACTACCCCGAAGACGGCGAGGAATGGTTCGACTCGGAGAACAACCCCGAGGATCCGGGGGCGGGCACCCGCAAGATCCCGTTCTCGCGGGAGCTGTACATCGAGCAGGACGATTTCCGCGAGGTTCCGCCGCCCAAGTACCACCGGCTTTCTCCCGGCAAGGAGATCCGGCTGAAAAACGCGTACTACGTGACGGCGGTGGACTTCGACAAGGATCCCGCGACGGGCCGCATCACCGAGGTGCGCTGCACTTACGATCCCGCCACCCGCGGCGGCACGTCTGGCGACGGCCGCATCGTCCGCGGCACGTCCCACTGGGTATCGGCCCGGCATGCGGTCGAGGCAGAGGTGCGCCTGTACGAAAACCTGTGGACCGTGGCGGATCCAGGATCGGCCGACGATCTGCTCGCGGTCCTCAACCCGCGGTCCCTCGCATCCGTGACGGCGCTGATCGAGCCGAGCCTGGCCGAAGCCGACGCCGGCGAGCGATTCCAGTTCCTGCGCTCGGGCTACTTCTGCGTGGATCCGGACACCACGCCCGAACGGCCGGTCTTCAACCGCACCATCACGCTGCGCGACACCTGGGCCAAGGAGCAAAAGAAAAGTTAAGGCCGGCCGGGTACGTAAGCGCCGATGTAAGCAACCTGCCGCAGGCTGGAGGAAATTGGAGGGGGATGCCGGGGCGACCTTACCGCCCCTCATAAAGTCGATTACCCGGACTCGCAACCCTGTCGAAGCAGGTGGCCGGCCGCGAATTGCCGCGGCCGGCCACCGCGCGCGATACGCAGTTTCCGCGGTAGTGCAAAGAAAAAATTAAGAAAACTCCACTTACCAACCAGGCCTCAGTGGGCAAAATAGCTTTGGGCCTGGAATGAAAGGAAAGCAAGCCGCCGGAAAGGCGGTCCCGGGGCTCGGTGCCAGTGGCAACGGCCGTTCCACCCGATCGTTTGCGAATGCGCGACGCCTCCTCCTGCTGAGCGGGGACATGCTTGCGCCCCAGCAGACGCGGGCCGTCGAGACGTTCTACGACCTGTTTTCCGACCTCCCCCGCATCGGCATGGGTCCCACCATCCTGGGCAAGGGGGTCAAGGCGCCGTCCGAACCGGTCCTGCGCGCGCTCGGAGAAGCCCTGTCGTCAGAGCACTCCTCGATCGACGTGGTGGGCGCCTCCAACGTGGAGCACCTGGCCAGCGTGTACCGCGGCGTGCTCACCGACGCGGCCGCCGACGCCCGCCGCCCCCTCGCGCAGGCCGAGGTGGATCGCCTGGCCCTGGAGACGGTCCTGACGGACGCGTTCATGAAGGGCCGCTCGCCGGCCGATCTCGAGGCGGCCGAGACGGTGCCGACGAACTACGGCGAGACTGGCGGCGCCATCTTCGACGGCATGAAGCGCTACCTCAAGAACGCCGTGCGCGACGGCGGGACGATGTCGCCGGCCGTCCGCAAGGTCGTCTACGAGTGGATCGACTGCGGCGCCGTGCCGGCGCACAAGCTGGCGGTGCGGGTCGCGGCCGCCACGAGCGGCCTCACCGAGGCGCAGGGGATCGAGCTCAAGCACGTCTGGAAGAGCCGCCTGATGCAGTCGGGACGTAGCCTTGCCGCGCAGGGCTTCCTGCAGGGCACGTGGCTGCACGGCATTCCCGCGTTCGGGAAGATCGTCGCGGCCGTGACGGCGGCGGGCCTCCCGGAAGAGATGGCCCCGGACGTCATGGAGTCGGTGCTGGGCCACCACATGGCCGGTTTCGTCGCGGCCGGCTTCGCCAAGGGCGGCCTGCGCGTCGACTTCGCGAAGATGGAGCGCCGCGGCCAGATCCCTGAGGGCGCGGGACAGCGCCTGACCGACCTCTACGACACCGCGACCGAACTCGCCGGCATCTGGCGACCCCGCATCGATCACGCTTCGTTCCACGGTCTGGGCCTGAGCGAGGAGGAACGGGATGCCTACGCCCTGGATGCGGGCCGGATGCGGGATGCCATCGATCGCATGTCGCCCGCGGGCCGCAGCCAGTTGCTGAACGACGACTACATGCAGTTCACCGACCTGGGCATGCCCAAGTGGCTCGCCATGGGACGGGCGTTCTACGGCCACGACGGCGAGATCTCCAACGGCGAACTGATCCAGAACGTCTACGCCAAGATGGTCCAGCCCTACCTCGAGGAGAACCAGGCGCGCGGCTCGGGCGACGCCTTCGTCATCGGCACGGCGCCGGTGGCGAGCCGCCTGGGCGTGCGCCTCGACCCGGACGCGATCGTCTACCGGCCCGCCGGACCCGATCATCCGGCCTTCCACACCCTGGCGAAGCTCGTCGCCATGGACCCTCCCCTCGCCCGCGCCGCCCGCCGCGACCTCGGCAAAGAAGTCGGCCAGGTCGAGTCGGCGGCCCTCGTGGACTGGTTCCGGAAGATCCCGGCCGACATCGACACCCTGGCCCGCCTGGCCGGCCGCCCCGACTAGCGGCCCCCCTGCCCGGTGGGGCCGGCGTCCCCGCCGGCCCCCTTGACATTCGTTTCCGGTTTCGATAGTATCCGATATATCGGAATGTATTGCGTTGCATCGCGACGCACACGATGGAGGAAGCTGACATGTTCGGAAAGCGGTGGCAAGCCCACGCCTGGGGCCCGCCGGTGCGCGGCATCCGGCGCAAGATCCAGGCGACCCTCGAGGAGCTGGTGCTGGAGGAACTCGAGAAGCGGCCGCAAAACGGCCTGGGCCTCATCGAGTCGCTCTCCGAGCGCTTTCGCGGCTGGCTCCCGGTCGGCGCCGACGCGGTCTACCCGCTCCTCGCACTGCTCGAGGATCGCGGCCAGGTCGAGCGCGGCGCGGGCAACGTCTTCTCCTTGACCGACGCCGGGCGGGCGCGCCTGGAAGACGCGCGCCTCCAGCGCGCCCAGCGCGACGCCGCGGCCGGCGAGGACTTGCCGTCCGGCGAGTGCCCGGGCGGATTCGAGCACGGCCCGGCGTGGCTGCATCACCTCGACGCGGCCAAGCTCGGTAAGATCAAGGACGTGGTCCACAGGGCGTTTGCCGATATCCGGGCGATCGCCGTCGGCTAGGAGTCAGCGTGTTCGGTCGAGGATGGCACGGCGGAGGGCCCCGCGGGCGCCTGTTCGAAAAGGGCGACCTCAAGTACGTCATCCTAGACCTCCTGTCCGAGCGCCCGCGCCACGGCTACGACATCATCCAGGAGCTCGAGGAGCGTTTCCGGGGCTTCTACACCCCCAGCCCGGGCTCGGTCTATCCGATCCTGCAGATGCTCGAGGACATGGGCCTGGTGACCGTGGAGCCGCGAGACGGCCGCAAGACCTACACCATCACCGCGGCCGGGCGTGAGACCCTCGCGGAGCGCCGGCCGCAGGTGGACGAGATCTGGTCGCGACTGGCGGTCGGCTTCGGGCACCCCCAGGACGACATGCACGCCCTCTGGCACGATCTCAAGGACGAACTGCGCGAACTGGCGCTCCTGTTCGGCAAGCGCGCCCTGGCCCGCCACATCGATGCCGAAAAGGTGCGCCGCATCCACGCGGTGATCAGCCGGGCCCGCAAGGAGATCGAAGCGATCCTCTCGTCGTGACGCTCGGGTCGCTGTGTTTCCTCCTGGCGGCGGGAGTCGTGGCCGGGGTGGTCACGACAGTGGCGAGCCTTGGAGGCGGCGTCCTGGTGGTGGCCCTGCTGGGCATGACCGCGCCCATGGCGACGGTCCTGGGCATTTCGGCGCCCGCGCTGATGATCGGCAATCTCTCGCGCGCGATCATGCTCCGGCGGGCCATCGACTGGCCGATGGCGGCGCGCTTCTCGGCCGCCGCCGTCCCGGCCGCCCTCCTGGCGAGTCTGACCGCGGCGGCCATGCCAGGCGACCTGCTCGAGTTGCTGGTCGCGGGCTTCCTGCTGGCCTTCTGCGCGCACGAGGCGCTGGCGAAGCCCCGGGACGAGGTCCCGGCGTCGCCGCACGCTTCCTGGCTCGCCCTGGCGGCCGGCGCCGTCACCGGCGCGGTGAGCGGCCTGACGGGCGTGGCGGGCTTCGTGGCCTCGCCGTTGCTGCTGCGACTGGGTCTCGCCCCGCTGAGCCTGGTCGCGACGTCGGCCACCTGCATGGCCGCGGTCCACCTGGCCAAGGGGGTGGGCTTCTCGCTCGCCGCCGTCCTGACACCCGCGCTGCTGCCCGGGGCGGCCGTGCTGGCCGCGGGCATCGTGGCCGGCAACGCCCTGGGTGCGCGCTTGCTCGCGCGCATGCCGCGCGAGGTCTTCCGGAAGGTCCTCGTGATCGTGGTCGGGCTGGCGAGCCTGCAACTCGCCTTTTCGGCCCTGCGAGGCTGTAGCTAGCCCTTGGGCTGCCCCGCCAGCCAGGCGAGGTACTTGGCCGTGAAACCGCCCACCAGGTCGCCCAGGTTGCCCAGGCGCGGCGTAGTGCCGTTATCCTTGGGCTGGGTGTTCAGCCACTGCAAGTACTTGGCCGAGAAGCCGCCGACGAGCGCTCCGAGGGCACCGGTCCGGGGGGTTTCGGGAGCGGCCTTGGGCTGGCCTTCGAGCCACTGCAGATACTTCGCGGAGAAGCCGCCGCGCAGATCGCCGAGGTTGCCGGTGCGCGGCGCCTCGGGCGCGGCCTTGGGCTGTTGCGCGAGCCAGTTGGTGTACTTGTCCGAGAATCCGCCGCGCAGATCTCCGAGGTTCCCCGTCCTGGGCGTCGAAGGCGCGGCCGTGGGCTGCGTCTTGAGCCAGGTCGTGTACTTCTCGGAGAACCCTCCGGTCATTCCACCGATTGGCATGCCCCTTCTCCTCCTCAGGCTAGTGTCTTGTCCCCGGTCCCGCGGGCCCGGGTGCGAGACTTAACTCAAAGCACAAGAACTTTTCAGGGGCCGCAACCGCTCGAAATCTGCGCTTAAATAAGGGCGTGCCCGCGCTCGCCCCGACGCCCTCCCCGCCGGCCGAGGTCCGGTTGGCCGAATTCCTGGTGCCCCGGCCCGGGGCCTTCGCGCGCAAGCGCTTCCACGTCAAGGCGCTGCGCTGGAACGGCACGCGCCTCGCGGACACGGAGTTCGAGAACGTCCAGACCCTGCTGAGCCTCACGGCTACCGGCACGGTCTCGCACTGGAAGCTTTCCACCGGGACCGCCACCGAGTCGGCCGAAGTCGCGTCGGACGGCCGCGTCTTCGTGATCCAGCAATTCTCGTGGCAG is a genomic window containing:
- a CDS encoding helix-turn-helix transcriptional regulator, with protein sequence MFGKRWQAHAWGPPVRGIRRKIQATLEELVLEELEKRPQNGLGLIESLSERFRGWLPVGADAVYPLLALLEDRGQVERGAGNVFSLTDAGRARLEDARLQRAQRDAAAGEDLPSGECPGGFEHGPAWLHHLDAAKLGKIKDVVHRAFADIRAIAVG
- a CDS encoding glutamine--tRNA ligase/YqeY domain fusion protein; translated protein: MAIAETPRPTDFIRQIVGDDLRSGKHETVVTRFPPEPNGYLHIGHAKSICLNFGIAREFGGRCHLRFDDTNPAKEEVEYVESIQADVRWLGFEWGDHLYYASDYFEKMYEFGVHLIKTGKAFVCDLSFDELREYRGTLTEPGRRSPYFDRSAEESLDLFARMRAGEFPDGMRTLRARIDMASPNLNMRDPVLYRIKKVHHHRTGADWCLYPMYDYAHCISDALEGITHSICTLEFEDHRPLYDWLLDQLPAPCHPQQIEFAKLNLSYTLMSKRNLLRLVKEGVVRGWDDPRMPTISGLRRRGYPPEAIRAFCETIGVAKANSTVDLALLEHAVREDLNKRAPRRMAVLDPLKLVITNYPEDGEEWFDSENNPEDPGAGTRKIPFSRELYIEQDDFREVPPPKYHRLSPGKEIRLKNAYYVTAVDFDKDPATGRITEVRCTYDPATRGGTSGDGRIVRGTSHWVSARHAVEAEVRLYENLWTVADPGSADDLLAVLNPRSLASVTALIEPSLAEADAGERFQFLRSGYFCVDPDTTPERPVFNRTITLRDTWAKEQKKS
- a CDS encoding sulfite exporter TauE/SafE family protein, producing MTLGSLCFLLAAGVVAGVVTTVASLGGGVLVVALLGMTAPMATVLGISAPALMIGNLSRAIMLRRAIDWPMAARFSAAAVPAALLASLTAAAMPGDLLELLVAGFLLAFCAHEALAKPRDEVPASPHASWLALAAGAVTGAVSGLTGVAGFVASPLLLRLGLAPLSLVATSATCMAAVHLAKGVGFSLAAVLTPALLPGAAVLAAGIVAGNALGARLLARMPREVFRKVLVIVVGLASLQLAFSALRGCS
- a CDS encoding PadR family transcriptional regulator — protein: MFGRGWHGGGPRGRLFEKGDLKYVILDLLSERPRHGYDIIQELEERFRGFYTPSPGSVYPILQMLEDMGLVTVEPRDGRKTYTITAAGRETLAERRPQVDEIWSRLAVGFGHPQDDMHALWHDLKDELRELALLFGKRALARHIDAEKVRRIHAVISRARKEIEAILSS